In Herbinix luporum, a single window of DNA contains:
- the dnaA gene encoding chromosomal replication initiator protein DnaA has product MKNIIEEKWDEILQYLISEYGITDVSYNTWLKPLKVYDVKDHVITILINDERIGPPSLNVIRNKYELLLKVSIEEIMNDPYEIKFVLASQMESIERNAKIPSGDNKIVPNFLNPRYTFDTFVVGGNNEFARAAALAVAENPGEIYNPLFIYGGVGLGKTHLMHSIAHFVLNQNPDMKVLYVTSEKFTNELIDAIQKKTTTHFREKYRSIDILLIDDIQFIIGKESTQEEFFHTFNTLHESKRQIIISSDRPPKEMLTLEDRLRSRFEHGLMADIQSPDYETRMAILKKKEELDGYSIDEEVLKYIATNIKSNIRELEGALTKIVAFSRLKKRELNLELAIEALQDIISPNEKKVITPDLIVDIVAEHFNISPADIYSKDKSRAISYPRQIVMYLCRRLTELSVTEIGKALGNRDHSTVIHGCDKISKDIQKDTSIHNTVDVLIKKINPE; this is encoded by the coding sequence ATGAAGAATATAATTGAAGAAAAATGGGATGAAATTTTACAATATTTAATATCTGAATATGGCATTACTGATGTATCATATAACACTTGGTTAAAGCCCTTAAAAGTATATGATGTAAAGGATCATGTCATAACTATATTGATTAATGACGAAAGGATTGGGCCTCCCAGCTTAAATGTCATTCGTAATAAATACGAGCTTTTATTGAAGGTTTCCATCGAAGAAATTATGAATGATCCCTACGAAATAAAATTTGTTCTTGCCAGTCAAATGGAAAGTATTGAAAGGAATGCTAAAATTCCTTCCGGGGATAATAAGATAGTACCTAATTTTCTAAATCCTAGATATACATTTGACACTTTTGTAGTTGGAGGAAACAATGAATTTGCAAGGGCTGCGGCCTTAGCTGTTGCCGAAAATCCAGGTGAAATCTATAATCCTCTTTTTATATATGGAGGAGTAGGACTTGGTAAAACTCACTTAATGCATTCCATTGCCCATTTTGTTTTAAATCAGAATCCTGATATGAAGGTTTTATATGTTACCAGTGAAAAATTCACTAATGAGTTGATTGATGCTATACAGAAGAAAACAACAACTCATTTTAGGGAGAAATATCGTAGTATTGATATCCTATTAATTGACGATATTCAATTTATAATAGGAAAAGAAAGTACACAGGAGGAATTTTTCCATACTTTTAATACCTTGCATGAATCTAAAAGACAAATCATCATATCCAGTGACCGACCACCTAAGGAGATGCTTACTTTAGAGGACAGGCTCCGTTCCCGTTTTGAGCATGGACTTATGGCGGATATTCAATCTCCTGATTATGAAACTAGGATGGCTATTTTAAAGAAAAAAGAAGAATTAGATGGATATAGTATAGATGAGGAAGTCTTAAAGTATATTGCCACCAATATAAAATCCAATATAAGAGAGCTTGAGGGAGCCCTTACTAAGATTGTTGCTTTTTCTAGACTTAAGAAAAGAGAGCTTAATCTTGAACTTGCTATAGAAGCATTACAGGATATTATCTCTCCTAATGAGAAGAAAGTTATAACACCTGATCTTATTGTAGATATTGTGGCTGAACACTTTAACATTTCACCTGCAGATATATATTCAAAGGACAAAAGTAGGGCAATTTCATATCCCCGTCAGATTGTAATGTATCTTTGCCGGCGTCTTACTGAATTATCAGTTACCGAGATAGGAAAAGCTTTGGGCAATAGAGATCATTCTACAGTTATTCATGGTTGTGATAAGATATCTAAAGATATTCAAAAAGATACATCCATACATAATACTGTAGATGTTCTTATTAAAAAAATTAATCCTGAATAA